The DNA region TTACAGTATCACTATGGGTTTATGCTGTTACTCCGGGCAATGACAGAGATGCAGTCTGGATGCAGTATTACAAGAGTTCAAGCTGTTATTTCACCATCGGCACAGATGACCGTGGAAGCGGCAGATTCAAAGTCCGTGACGCCGCAGGCAACACATGGGAAAATTACCGCATGGGTAATGATACATGGGTGAATATGACAATAACGTTCGACGCAAGCGGCAACTGCACGGGCGTATATTATGATGGCGGCTTATTGTCCAGCTATTATATGATTCTTTCCGGCTATACGGATGCGGGCTGGACAGTTTCGGGCACAGGTACTATAATGGGCAGACAGGGTTCAACGTCTTCTTATTATTATAAAGACAAGATAGATAACGTGATGATATTTAACCGAGTATTAAGCGATGAGGAAATCAAGCTGCTTGCCAAAGGCCAATGCGATTCAACGGCCCTTGATTCCGACCAGATAAGCAATTACGGCAATCCGTATTATTTCACAGGCAGAGAATATGACGAGCGTTGCAAGCATTTTCGTGAGATTGAATTTTAAGTTTGTTTTCAGTTCATAACTGAACGTCTTATTCGCAACGTGTAAAAAAGGCCAAGAAATCTCGTGGCGTCAGCACTCTTACATTTCCACATGCTTTTTGTGGAAAATGTTTACCATTGCCTGTCACGAGTAAACGACAGTGTGGATCACTTGCGACTTCTACAAACATTTCATCTGTCGGGTCTGGAAGTCTTGCCGTAATGGGACTGCCTGTGGTACATATTCCCATTTCCTTAATCGAACCCATCAATATTTCAATAATCGCAAAATCAAATCCGAATTTTTCACGATGCAGTACTTGCTCATATTCTAATAATATTCTGGCATCATAACATATCTGGATTTTGCCGTCAGCGAGCATACGGACAATTTCGCCACTTGCAGAAAATGGTTTTAACAGTCCAGATACTATGACATTAGTATCAATAACAGCTTTCACTTTCGGCCTCTCCGTACCTCTTTGATTTCTGCTTGAATTTCTTTTTCAGAGATGGAATCTTTTCCAGTTTTTACTGAGGACTGTTGTAGAGATGTGACGGCTTCCATCGCTCGTGCGCGTCTAATCGCTCGTAGTGAATGTTCAAAATCTTTATCACTGGTGGCGGTCATAATCGCCACAGGTTTACCATTTACAGTTATAACTACTTCTTGTTCCCGTGGCAGCTTACCCCAGAGTGATGACGCTTGTGTTCTTAAATCTTTTGCGGTAA from Planctomycetaceae bacterium includes:
- a CDS encoding putative toxin-antitoxin system toxin component, PIN family, coding for MKAVIDTNVIVSGLLKPFSASGEIVRMLADGKIQICYDARILLEYEQVLHREKFGFDFAIIEILMGSIKEMGICTTGSPITARLPDPTDEMFVEVASDPHCRLLVTGNGKHFPQKACGNVRVLTPRDFLAFFTRCE
- a CDS encoding LamG domain-containing protein encodes the protein MQEAAGSIPVGSIVVSYAEFGAYEYSHSRDAVVTLIKKAVNYSFERSDRISIDSTNLPASGPFTVSLWVYAVTPGNDRDAVWMQYYKSSSCYFTIGTDDRGSGRFKVRDAAGNTWENYRMGNDTWVNMTITFDASGNCTGVYYDGGLLSSYYMILSGYTDAGWTVSGTGTIMGRQGSTSSYYYKDKIDNVMIFNRVLSDEEIKLLAKGQCDSTALDSDQISNYGNPYYFTGREYDERCKHFREIEF